The Crassaminicella thermophila nucleotide sequence TCAGATTGTGTTAAAGCTATAGATTATAGCCAAGACAGAGTGCAATCTAGCATTGTTACATCAAGTGCTGTAGAAAGAGAGCTAGAACGAATTACAGACAAGTTACTGAATGAACTTAAATATAAAATCCAAAGGAAATATAAGTTAAAAGCAAGATTGAGAAAAATAGAGGAAGATGTTAAAAGGATTGAGAAAATATTTGTAGATTTAACAGAAGAAGAAAAACTAATTGTTGAATTAAAATATGGAGAGAAAAAGACTATCAGGCAAATAGAAAGGATACTACCATATGCTAAAACTACTATACATAGAAAGAAAAGAGAGATAATAGAATATATAGTAAGCCAGTTGTAAAATGGGACAAATTCGGGACAAAATTAGGACAAAACAGCATAAATTCAATGCTATAATGTTATTATAGAAGTAGTTACCCCCTGATACCTTCTAATAACTAAGGCAGTCGAGAAATCGGCTGTCTTTTTCGTATAAATGAGGTGATCGCATGGAATTGCACAGATGCAAAGTTAAATTTCATAAAGGTAAAATAGTATGTGCATCAGAGATTCTATGTTCAGATTGCCCTGAAAAAGATAAATGTGAGGATATAGATATTTATGTAGATAGTAAGTACTGGGGAAGCAAGGAATGCATGAGCCACGATAGTTATAGGAGAAAGAATAAGAGGATCAGGCAGAAAAGTTGGGGGAAGATAGGTTAGGTGAAATAGATGGCACTAAAGAAAACTTGTACATGCGGAAGAATAATAGACTATAATCAAAAGCATTGTGAAGAATGCGAGAAGAAATACAAGCAAGAAAGAAGAGAAAGCGCTAAGCAATATGATAGACATGTTAGATATAGCAAAGATAACATTAAGTACAGTAAATTCTATCATAGTGCTGAATGGGCAAAAGCAAGACAAGTTGCTATAGTTAGAGATCACGCTTTATGCCAGGACTGTTTAAAAGAGAATAGAATCACAGTATACGATACAGTACATCATATTATACCGATTAAACAAGATTGGGATAAAAGATTAGATATAGATAACTTAGTATGTTTATGTGAGAGTTGCCATCAAAAGAGACATAAGGAGTTGAAATAAAATGAATGATGTAAAAGAATTAATAAAAATGAGAAACACTTTTAGAGAAGCGGCTGATATTATAGATGAATTGCTAGATCTAAAAGAAAAAGAAAATAATGGACAAGATGTTAAGAAAGAATTAGAGAGTGTTATTGGAAGGTTTGCAATTAAGATGTTGGAACTTAATTCATTGCAGTAAAGGGGTAGGGGGTATCAAAAAAGTTTTTAGTGAATCTAGAAAGACCGCAGGGCCCTCTCTCGCTTTTTAAAAATTCCCTAAATGAAAAAAAATCAAGACAGGAGGTGAGGGAATGGCAAGACCTTCAAAAAGCATAAAAACTATGAGCAAGAATTTAACTAAAGAAGAAAGAGCAATCAGGCTAGAAACAGAAGAAAAATTACGAGGTGGAGCCGATAAAATTTCCCCACCTAAACATTTGAATGCAAGACAGAAAAAAATATTTAATTATATAGTCGAAGAACTTGAAGCGAGTGGAATACTTGGGAATCTAGATATTTACATCTTAGGGGCTTGTGCTATTGCTATTGATAGATTACAACAAATAGAAAAAATGATTAACAAAGATATAAAAATGTTAATGAATAAAGATCTCATGAGAGCTAAAGAAAAATATACAAAAGATTTCTTTAGATGTTGTAATGAACTAAGTTTAAGTCCACAGTCGAGAGCAAAATTAGGTAATATTAATTTACAAGCGAAACAACAGCAAGAAGATCCATTGCTTAGAGTATTAGCTGGTGGTAAAGAATGATACTTTTAGATAAAGCTATTAAATACGCTACTGATGTTGTAGAAGGTAAAGAAATAACAACTAAAGAAGTAATAATTCAATGCAAGTGGTTCTTGATAGATTATAATAAGAGACAACATAAAGATGATTTTGAATTTTATTTTGATACATCAGAAATGGAAAAGATAGAAGGTATATTGAAATTATTAAATTTTGCAACAGGTTTAAATATAGTTGGTAAAACAATATTAGATGGATTATGGGGCTTTCAAGCCTTTTTTTTATGCAATATATTTGGTTGGAGATTTAAAACAGATAAGCGAAAATTCAGATATAGAGATGTTACGTTATTTATCCCAAGAAAAAATGCTAAAACATTCATATGTGCATTAATACTAATAATACTTATGTTGACGGAAGACAAACACAGTGAATTTTATTCTATATGCTTAGATAGGGAACTTGCTGGAGAGGTTAAAAAAGCTATTACTCAAATAATACAAGCAAGTCCAGTAGTAGAAAAGTATTTCAAATTGTCAACTACTCTAAGCGGAAAGATAATTTGCAAACTTACAAATAGTTACTATCAAGCAAGAACTGCTGAAGCAAATAGAAATAACTCTATCAGACCGAGTGCTTTCATAGCCGACGAGATAGGAGCATTTAGAGATTATAAAAACATAACAGCCATGCAATCAGGACAATTAAGTGTTAGAAACCCTTTAAGGTTTAAACTGACAACTGCATATGCCGAAAGTGAATCTATAATGCTTGAAGAACTGGACTATATTAGAAAAGTATATGATGGCGTTATTGAAGATAAAAGAATGTTTGCTTTGCTTTATTATGCAGAAGATGAACATAAATGGGATGATATAGGCTTGCAACAAGCTAATCCACTACGAATTAAAGAAAATTATCAAGAAATAAAAGATAATCGTAAAAAAGCATTAGAAAAACCTTCTGAACGTACAGAATTTCTAACTAAACACATGAATATATTTGTTGATGATATAAAAGAAAATAAATATATAGATTTCACATATTGGAAAAAAGGTGAATTAGAGAAAATAGATTTAGAAGGCAAAGAGGTTGTGGTAGGGGTAGACTTATCGCTTACTACTGACCTTACAGCAGTAGATATTATGTACAAGAAAAATGGGCAGTATTTTCTTAAATCACATGCTTTTTTACCCGAAGATACTTTACCGTTAAGACGAGAAAAAATAGATTATAGGCAAATGGAGAAACTAGGATATTGCACTATTACAAAAGGCAATATAGTGGATTACTTAGTTGTTGAGGACTATATAAGAAATATTGAAGAAAGTAATTGCAAAATTAAATGTATAGTATCTGACCCATATAATGCATTACAGATGATGCAGAGTTTAGCAAATGATTACGAGGTTATAATGCTAAAACAAACTTATTCGCAGTTAAGTCCTAGTATAAAAAGTTTTAGAGATGATGTATATAAAGGCAATATATTCTATGAAAAAAATAAACTGTTAGACTGGTGTATGAGCAATGCAACAACAGTTAAAGGAAGAACAACAGATGATATATTACTTGCTAAAGAAAACAAAAACAAACATAGAATAGACTTAGTTGTTGCAGCAATATTTGCTTATAGTCAGCTTTATTTGATAGATGAAAGTATTAATATTCAGGAAGTTACAGAGGATTATTTGAACATGATGGGCTGGTAAGGAGGTGAGAAAATGAGCATATTTAGTTGGTTGAAAAGCAAATTTAAAAATGAGACTGTAGATACAAACAACCCAGCACTTTTGGAATGGCTAGGAATAGACCCTAATACAAATAAAAACAAGTTGTCTGATGCAACCTATTTTGCTTGTATAAAGAAGTTATCTGAAAGTGTAGGAAAACTAACCTTAAAAATGTATCAAAATACAGATAAAGGAATTATAAAAAGTAATAAAAGCGAGCTTTATAATGTATTAAAATTGCGACCTAATCCGTACATGGCAGCTACTACATTTTGGAGTACGGTCGAAATGAATAGAAATCACTATGGCAATGCTTACGTGTGGTGTAGATATATTGGCCCTAAATTGCAAGATTTATGGATCATGCCTAGTACAGATGTAACTGTTGTGGTAGATGATAAAGGGATATTAGGTGCAAAAGGACGCATTTGGTATAAATATAGAGACAGTAAAAGCAATAAGCTGTATACATTTAATTCTGACGAGGTAATGCATTTTAAGACTTCTACAACGTTTGATGGTATTATAGGTAAAAGTGTTAGAGAGATACTAAAGCAGACAGTAGAAGGAAGTTTAGAAAGCCAAAATTTTATGAATAACTTATATAAGAGCGGGCTAACAGGCAAAGCCGTATTAGAGTATACGGGTGAGTTAAATAAAGAAGCTAAAGAAAGATTAGTTAAAGGTTTCGAAGAATTTGCTAATGGTTCAAAGAATGCAGGAAAAATTATACCTGTCCCACTAGGCATGAAATTAACTCCTTTAAATATTAAATTGACTGATAGTCAGTTTTTTGAGCTAAAAAAATATACAGCATTACAGATTGCAGCTGCATTTGGAATTATGCCTAATCAGATAAATGACTTTGAAAAATCTAGTTATGCAAGTGCAGAAATGCAAAACTTAGCTTTTTATACAGATACACTTCTCTATATTTTAAAGCAATATGAAGAAGAAATAACATATAAAGTATTAAGTAGCCAAATGATTAATCAAGGCTACTTTTTTAAATTCAATGTAAATTCGATCTTAAGGGCAGATTTAGAAACACAGATGAAAAGTTTAGCAACAGCAGTGCAAAATGGCATTTATACGCCAAATGAAGCACGAGAATATTTAGACAAACCTACACATGAAGGCGGTGATATATTAATGGCTAATGGCAATTATATACCGCTTACAATGGTGGGTAACCAGTATAAGAAAGGAGGTAACAGCTAATGAAAATAGAAATTAAAGGTCCTATTATATCTAGTAGTGTGCAATGGATTTATGATTTATTTGAAATGGAAGCTACTAGCCCTAAGAAGGTAAAAGAACAACTTAAAAATGCAAAAGATAATGAGGATGTTGAAGTTGAGATAAACAGCGGTGGTGGTTCTGTATTTGCAGGATCAGAAATATATACTATGCTAAAAGATTATGGAGGAAATGTAACAGTAAAAATAGTTGGTTTAGCCGCTAGTGCTGCAAGTGTAATTGCAATGGCTGGGAACAAGGTTATGATGTCGCCTACTGGTCAAATAATGATACATAACGCTAGCATTAGTGGAGTGAATGGAGATAAAAATACACTTAACCATGAAGCGGGAGTTTTAGAAAGTATTGATAGCACAATAGCTTATGCGTATGAGTTAAAAACTGGCATGACAGAAAAAGAATTATTAGACATGATGAATAAAGAAACTTGGCTATCTCCTAAAAAAGCATTAGATTATGGCTTTATTGATGAAATTATGTTCACTGAAAATAATCAAAACAGCTTTGTAGCAAGTGTAAATTGTGAAATAATACCACAACAAGTTATTGATAAGCTAAGAAATGAATTGCTAGGAAAAGGTGGTATAAGCAATTTATTAAATAATACGGAAGAAACTGCAGAAAAGTCTACAAAAAAATCAAGCAACGAATTAGAATTAGCAAAAGCTAAATTAAAATTAAAAATAAATTTATAGGAGGAATGAAGATGTTAAAATCAGTTGAAATGAAACAAGAATTAGAGGTTTTGAAAAACGAAGCGAGAAAACTATTGGAAGATAAAGAAGCTAAATTAGAGGATATTGAAGCTAAAAATGCAGAAATAGAAACACTGCAAGCGAAAATCATTATGCAAGAGAAATTAGAGCAGGAGGAAAAAGAAGAAATGGAAAATGCAACATTTGAAGAAGAAACACTACAAGATGATGTAACAAAAGAATTTATAAATGGTTTAAGAACGAAATTCGAAAATGCTATGAGTGAAGGTTCTAGTACAGATGGGGGTTATACTGTACCACAGGATATTTTAACTAAAATTAACGAGCTAAGAGAAAGAAAAGATGCTTTACAAAACTTAATTACAGTTGAAAAAGTAACTGCTCCAACTGGTAGTAGAGTATTTAAAGCAAGAGCACAACAAACAGGATTTGCAGAAGTTGCTGAAAATGGTTCAATCCCTGAAAAAGCTACACCACAATTCACTCAATTAACTTATTCAGTTAAGAAATATGCTGGCTTTTTGAAAGTTACAAATGAATTACTAAAAGATAGTGATATCGCAATAAGAAGCACAGTCGAAAAATGGCTAGGTGATGAATCAAGAGTAACTAGAAACAAATTAATACTTGCAGAACTTGATAAGAAGGCTAAGACAGCAATTGCAAGTGTAGATGATATTAAGGATGTATTAAATGTACAACTTGATCCTGCTTTCAGATATACAAGTGTAATAGTAACAAATCAAGATGGTTTTAACTGGTTAGATAAGCAAAAAGATAGTGATGGTAATTATTTATTGCAACCTTCTGTATCTTCCCCAACTGGAAAACAGTTATTTGGTGTCGATATAGTAATGGTATCTAATAAAGATTTGCCTTCTGACACTACAAACGGTACAAAAGCACCTTTCATAATCGGTGATTTAAAAGAAGCTATAGTAATGTTCGAAAAGGAAGGCATGGAGTTAAGAGCAAGTGATGTTGCGGGAGATGCATATTTAACTGATGTAACTCTATTCAGAGCAATTGAACGTGAAGAAGTTAAGACTAGAGATAGCGAAGCATTTGTATATGGACAAGTAGCAATAGCATAGAGGGGTGATTCCCCTCTCATTTTTGGAAAGAGGGTGATTTTTTTTTGAAAGTCAAAGCCTTAATAGATTGTATAGGTATAGGATATAACTTAAAAGCTGGCGAAACAGCAGAATTAGAAAAGGAAATAGCAGAGAAATTAATTAGATTTGGTTATGCAGAAGAAATAAAAAGCTCAAAGAAAACACCTAAAAAATAAAAATAGGTGGTGATAACATGGAACTAACAGAAATAAAAGAATTTTTAAGACTAGAGCAAGACTATACGGAAGAAGATATATTTTTAAATAGTTTACTTGTTGCAGCAAAAGAATACATAAAAAATGCTACTGGATTAGATTATGACGACACAAATGAGTTATATAAGTTAGCGATTAAAATACTTGTAACACATTGGTATGAAAACAGAGAAGCAATATCAGAAAAGAAAACTGATAAAATAGCATTCTCGCTCAACTCTATATTAATACAATTGCAATATTGTTATGAAGGTGATACTGTATGAATCCAGGAAGATTAAGACATAGGATAGATGTATACGGAAAAATCGAAATAGAAAATGAATTGGAGGAAGTAGACTATATAGACAGTAAAATTAAGACTATATGGGCTGCTATAATTCCACAGACTGCAAGTTTGCAAAGAGGACAAGTAGAAACTATATTAAGTAATACTACGCATAAAATAATTGTGAGATACAGCGCTGGGAAAGATATTACCCAAGATATGTATATTATGTTTAGAGGTAAAAGGTTTGATATAAAATACATCCTCAATCCATATTTTAAAAATGAATTTCTAGAGATATTCTGTGAAGAAGTGATAGAGTAATGGCTATAGAAGATGGGTTTGATTTTAGCGATTTAGATAATTTTCAAAAGAAGTTACTCCAGAAGGCTCAAAAAGAGTTTCCTAGAGAAACTTATAGATTTATGAGAAAAGCAGGTACAAAAAAGAAAAGGTATATAAAAAGAAGGGCAAATCAACTAGTTAAAAAAGATAAAAATAATAGCAGCAAAGAGGGTAGAGCAAACTATCATAAATCTTGGAAGAGAGGAAAAGCATATAAAAGAAATAAAGATAATTCATACAATGTACAAGTAAGGAATAATAGCTATCATGGTCATTTAATAGAATATGGCCATAGGCAAGTAACTAAAGATGGAAAAGAAGTAGGATTTGTACCTGGAAAACATGTTCTTGAAAAAGCTTCGAAAGAATTTCAAAGTCAATTCTACAAAATGATTGAAGATTGGCTTGACGAAATGTTAGAAAAAGGGTTGTGATACAGTGATAACCTTAAAAGATATAAAAAAAGCTATAAATAGTCTTATTTCAGCTAATTTTACAGCTGAAATAACTAGCAGAGATATTAAAGAGGGGTTTAAAAGACCTTCTTTTTTTGTGGAATTTGATAATGTTAAAAAGTCTCCTGCTGGAGAGGATCAGATAAATAGGGAATTGACTGTTAGAATATATTACTTCCCTTCTAATAGGTATCAATACAGCGTTGAGATACTAGAAGTACAGGAAAAGTTAGAAGAAGTATTTGATACAAAATTAAAGGTACAAGATAGATATTTTAATATTGATGAAGTCGAAAGTATTGTAACTGATGGCGTATTACAGTTTTATTTTGACATTCGATATGAAGAAGGAAGAGAAATTCCTGACGCAGAGCTTATGGAAAATCTTTATATAAAGGAGGAATAATGTATGGGATTACCACAAATAAATATTGAATTTAGTGGTAAAGCAGTATCGGCAGTAGAAAGAAGTGCTAGAGGAATAGTAGCACTAATTTTAAAAGATGATACTGGAACATTTGATACAAAGGAATATACAAGTGTTGATGAAATAGAAACAACGGATTGGACTGCTGATAATTTAGATTATATTAAAAAGACTTTCATGGGTACACCTAGCAAGGTTATATGTGAAAGGTTAGATACTACAGCTACAGATTATAACGCTGCACTTACTAGACTTGAGTCTAAAAAATGGAATTACCTTGCTATACCAAGTTTAACAAATGCAACTGATATTGTAACTTGGATAAAAGGGAAAAGAGATAATGATAAAAAGACTTTTAAAGCTGTACTTCCTAATGCATCAACCGCTGACCATGAAGGCATAATTAACTTCACTACTGTCGATATAAAAACAGCTGATAAAAAATATACAACAGCTGAATATTGTTGCAGAATAGCTGGGATTTTAGCAGGATTACCTTTCAATAGGTCAGCAACTTATTATGTTCTTCCAGAAGTAGAAAACATTACTGAAAGTGCTACTCCTGATGCAGATATAGATAATGGACAGCTTATTTTAGTTAATGATGGAGAAAAAATCAAGATAGGTAGAGGAGTTAACTCTCTTGTATCCACTACTACAGAAAAGACAGAAGACTTTAAGAAAATCAAGATTATAGAGATTATGGATATGATAAAAGACGATATAAGAGATACATTTAATGACCACTATGTTGGGAAAGTACCGAATATTTATGACAACCAGGTGCTATTTTTTACTTCTGTGAATGCATATTTTAAAGGTCTTGCTGGAGATGAAATTTTAGATCCAAACTTCCCTAACAAAGCAGATGTAGATGTTGAAGCTCAGAGACTTGCTTGGGAGAGCATAGGAACTGATACAAGTACATTAAATGACCAGCAAGTAAAAGAAAAATCTTTTAGAAGTAACGTCTATGCAAAGGCAAGCATTAAGATTGTAGACGCTATGGAAGATTTAGAATTTAGCATTTTAATATAGTTAGGAGGTATATGAATGACCAAAATACCAAGTAATAGGCGAATTAATGGCACTTTTGGAGCTGTATGGCTTGATGGTGAAAAGCTTGCAGATGTAGATAGTTTTGAAGCGAAAGTAACTATAAATTATGAAGATGTAAATATGGCAGAAGACCTTGCAACACATAAAAAAATGACTGGTTGGTCTGGGGAAGGAACACTTACACTTAAAAAAGTTTATAGTACAGGAGCTAACCTATTAGGAGAAAAATTAAAAGAAGGGAAAATGCCAACTTTCACTATAGTAGGTAAACTAGCTGATCCTGATGCATACGGAAGTGAAAGAGTAGCATTAAATGAAGTTACGTTTAATGAATTTACTTTAATGAAATTTGAACAAAAAACGCCTGGTACAGAAGAACTACCTTTTGCTTTTGCTGATTATGATTTAGTGGATTTGATTGAAAGGGGATAGTAAGACATGGCTAAAAAACTAACTTTAAATGACCTTATACAACAAAAAGAAAAATATCAAGTAAAAAATGATGTTAGAGAAGATATAGCAATAGAAAGAAATGGAGAAGAAATTATCATAACTATAAAAAAACCTAACAGAGCATTATGTTTAGAGTGTATTAGCATGGCACAAGATGGTAACCAACAAGAAAAAGCTGATATACACATGGTGTATAACATAGTTGTAGAGCCGAATTTAAAGGATACTAATTTGCACAATGCTTATGGATGTGTAGAGCCAACGGATATAGTTGAAAAAATATTTGAACCCGGAGAAATAGCTCAAATAAGTGGTTATGGTATGCAGTTAGCTGGATATGGAAGTGAAATAAAGGCGGTTAAGGATATAAAAAACTAATAAAAAGTGATGGAGAAATGTATTTTCTCCATCATTATTTGCAAAAAGGCTTTAAACTAGAATATTTGCTCAATCTAAAAGCTACAGAAAAACTTTTTATGATAGCTAGTATGGAGCAGTATTTTGAGGAAGAAAAGGCAAAGCAACAAAGTTAAAAAAGCTTTAGCCTTTTCTTTTTTAGGTAGGTGATAGAGTGGCTTCTAAAAGTATAAAAGCTATATTAACGCTAAAAGATAAAAACTTTTCTTCAAATATGAAGAAGGCATCTAAAGGCGTAAAAGGTTTTAATAGAAGGCTTAAATATAGTAGTAATCAAGTTAAAAAGTTTAAAAGGGATGTAGCATACAGTTTTAAAAGTGTTGCTAAAAGTGCTGTGGGTATTGCAGGAGCCTATCTAGGTTTTAGAGCATTATCAAATGGTATTAGTGAAAGTGTTGAAGCTGCAAAAGCTCAGATAGATGCTGAAACAAAACTACAAGCTGTTCTTAAAAATACTAAAGGTATTACGGATCAACAAATTGAAGGGCTTAAAAAATATGCTAGTGAACAACAGAATTTAGGAGTAATAGGTGACGAAGTACAAATTGCTGGTATTCAACAAATAGGTACTTTTCAACTCCAAGCTGATACTATTAAAAAATTAATTCCAGGAATGAACGATTTACTTGCTCAGCAAAAGGGATTAAACGCTACACAACAAGATGCTGTAAATATAGGGAATTTAATTGGTAAAGTTATGTCTGGACAAGTTGGAGCATTATCTAGAGTGGGTATTTCATTTACAAAAGCACAAGAAAAAATATTAAAATATGGAACTGAATCAGAAAAGGCAGCTACACTTGCTGAGGTATTAAAACAAAATGTTGGTGGGGTTAATAAGGCACTTGCAGAAACTGACCAAGGTAAGATACAGCAAATGACTAATGCATGGGGAGATTATAAAGAAGAAATAGGGAAAAAGATACTTCCACTACAAGCTCAATTTGCTGGTTGGTTTGCTAAAAAAATACCTGGAATACAGACGTTTACTTTAAACCTTATTGACAAAACAATTTTAGGAGTAAAAGGGTTTAAAAAAGTTGCTATTAGTGTATGGATAAAAGTTAAAAAAGTTATTAAAGATAATAAACCTGTAATAGATAATATTAAGAATGGTATCAAATCCTTAGGCGATAAGGTTTTATTAATAAAAAACTGGTTTGTAGATGCATTTCAAAATATAAAAGCAAAAATTGAAGAAAACAAGCCTGCTATTGAAGGTGTAAAAGGTGTATTAGCAGATTTAGGAAATAAAGCTTTAGCAATGAAAGACTGGCTAGTTGACACTTTTGAAAGTGCAAAACCTTCTTTAAATTGGATAAAAGATGAAGGGCTACCATTAGTAGTTGATGGAGTAGCAGGAGTAATTGATAAAGCAACTGAATTATATAATTTTATTAACGACAATTGGTCTACAATTGAACCGATAATATTGGGGGTAGCAGGAGCAATAACAACGTACAAATTGGCAGTACTAACTACTACTGCAGTAACCAAAGGAGCAATTTTAGTTACGAAAGGTCTTACATTAGCTCAAGGAGCTCTTAATACAGTTATGAATTTAAGTCCTTTAGCAAAATGGTCTATTATAATAGGAGCTGCTATTGCAGCTGGTGTTTACTTGTATAAGAATTGGGATACTATTAAGGCTAAAGCTGGAGAATTGTGGGAAGGAATAAAATCGGCATTTGAACCTTTAGGGGAATTTTTTAATGGAGTATGGGAAGGTGTAAAAACAGGCTTTAAAGCATTTATTAACTTTTTTATAGATGGTATTAATACAGTAATAGGTGGAGTAAATTCTATTAAAGTAAAGGTTCCTGATTGGGTTCCAAGATGGGGTGGAAAAGAATGGGGAATAAATATCCCTAAAATACCTGAATTTGCACTTGGTACAAGTTATTTCAAAGGTGGATTAGCACGCATTAATGAACGTGGTGGAGAAATAGTTAATCTACCTAATGGATCACAAGTTATTCCAGCTGATAAATCAGAAAAAATAATTAATAGAGATAATTCAAAAATTGAAGTGAATGTAATTATAAAAGGTAATGTAATAGGGAATGAAGAATATGCTGAATATATAGCAAATGAAATAATTAAAAAAACAAAACTAGCACTAGCAAATGGTTAGGAGGGATATAGTGGATATATTTTTATCAATAAATAATAGAGAACAGGTAATACAGTTACCAATAATTCCAGAAGAATTTCAAGTGGAATTTAGCAATAATAACGAAACATTTACCACTATATCTCAAGGAGATTTGAACTTAATAGGAAATAAGGGATTAAAAACTTTAACAATAGAAACCTTTTTCCCTAATAAAGAATATGAATTTGCTAAAAGTAAAAAAATGACTGGAGATGAATTTGTAGAAAGTATTTTAAACTGGATTGATAGAAAAGTACCTATTCGTATAGTTATAACAAGTAAAGAAGGCAAAGAAGTTATTAATTTACCAGTAACTATAGATTCATTTAATTATGGATACGATAGAGTTGGAGATGTAAAATATTCCCTCGCTCTTAGAGAATTTAGATTTGTGGGGGTGTAGAAGGTGCATGAGTTAATAGTATATAGCTTTACAGGGCAACAAAGAAATATAAGCTCTATTATAGGAACTTTAAGCTGGTTCAGCAGCGAAGATACCTTAGGGGTACAATTAAATTTTGAAACACCTTATTCTGATGTAACAAAAATCGGACAAATGGTAGTTTTAAGAAACAATGGGAAGGAAATTTTTAGAGGGATTATAGTTGCTGAAGAAATAAATAGGAAGTTTTCAAGAAGTTACATAGCTTTTGATTATGCATTTTATCTTAATAAATCTAAAGGAATATATCAGTTTAATAAAATACAGGCATCTAAGGCAATTACTCAGCTACTTAATGATTTTAATGTGCCTATAGGAAATATAATTAATATTCCAACCATAATTAATCACATATATTATGACAAAGTTATAAGTGATATTATAAAAGACATTCTTCAGCAAGCAACAAATGAAACTGGTCAAAAGTATAGACTAGAAATGAGAGAAGGAAAATTATATATAGAAAAACAAACTGATTTAGTTATAAATGCAACTTTCAAATTAGCTTCTAATTTAAAAGAAAATAGCATTACTAGTGCAATGAGCAACCCTACACGTAGAAGATCTATAGAAGATATGAAAAACAGCATAATGATAGTAGTAAATAATAAAGACTCGGCTACATTAGTTGGAGAAGCTAAAGATGAAACTTCAATAAAACAATATGGACTACTTCAAGAGGTACAAACAATTGACGAAAAAGATATAGTACAGGCTAAAAACATTGCTCAAACTTTACTGAAGGACTTAAACAAAATATTTGAGGACAACAGCATTGAATGCATCGGCAACGATGATGTAAGAGCAGGAAGAATACTTGAAATTATAGAACCTATAACTGGAATGAATGGGCAATATAGAATAATATCTTGTACTCATAATATAAATAATGGTATTCATAAAATGTCACTAGATTTGGGGGTGATATA carries:
- a CDS encoding HK97 gp10 family phage protein is translated as MAIEDGFDFSDLDNFQKKLLQKAQKEFPRETYRFMRKAGTKKKRYIKRRANQLVKKDKNNSSKEGRANYHKSWKRGKAYKRNKDNSYNVQVRNNSYHGHLIEYGHRQVTKDGKEVGFVPGKHVLEKASKEFQSQFYKMIEDWLDEMLEKGL
- a CDS encoding phage tail tube protein: MTKIPSNRRINGTFGAVWLDGEKLADVDSFEAKVTINYEDVNMAEDLATHKKMTGWSGEGTLTLKKVYSTGANLLGEKLKEGKMPTFTIVGKLADPDAYGSERVALNEVTFNEFTLMKFEQKTPGTEELPFAFADYDLVDLIERG
- a CDS encoding phage tail sheath C-terminal domain-containing protein; protein product: MGLPQINIEFSGKAVSAVERSARGIVALILKDDTGTFDTKEYTSVDEIETTDWTADNLDYIKKTFMGTPSKVICERLDTTATDYNAALTRLESKKWNYLAIPSLTNATDIVTWIKGKRDNDKKTFKAVLPNASTADHEGIINFTTVDIKTADKKYTTAEYCCRIAGILAGLPFNRSATYYVLPEVENITESATPDADIDNGQLILVNDGEKIKIGRGVNSLVSTTTEKTEDFKKIKIIEIMDMIKDDIRDTFNDHYVGKVPNIYDNQVLFFTSVNAYFKGLAGDEILDPNFPNKADVDVEAQRLAWESIGTDTSTLNDQQVKEKSFRSNVYAKASIKIVDAMEDLEFSILI
- a CDS encoding phage tail tape measure protein gives rise to the protein MASKSIKAILTLKDKNFSSNMKKASKGVKGFNRRLKYSSNQVKKFKRDVAYSFKSVAKSAVGIAGAYLGFRALSNGISESVEAAKAQIDAETKLQAVLKNTKGITDQQIEGLKKYASEQQNLGVIGDEVQIAGIQQIGTFQLQADTIKKLIPGMNDLLAQQKGLNATQQDAVNIGNLIGKVMSGQVGALSRVGISFTKAQEKILKYGTESEKAATLAEVLKQNVGGVNKALAETDQGKIQQMTNAWGDYKEEIGKKILPLQAQFAGWFAKKIPGIQTFTLNLIDKTILGVKGFKKVAISVWIKVKKVIKDNKPVIDNIKNGIKSLGDKVLLIKNWFVDAFQNIKAKIEENKPAIEGVKGVLADLGNKALAMKDWLVDTFESAKPSLNWIKDEGLPLVVDGVAGVIDKATELYNFINDNWSTIEPIILGVAGAITTYKLAVLTTTAVTKGAILVTKGLTLAQGALNTVMNLSPLAKWSIIIGAAIAAGVYLYKNWDTIKAKAGELWEGIKSAFEPLGEFFNGVWEGVKTGFKAFINFFIDGINTVIGGVNSIKVKVPDWVPRWGGKEWGINIPKIPEFALGTSYFKGGLARINERGGEIVNLPNGSQVIPADKSEKIINRDNSKIEVNVIIKGNVIGNEEYAEYIANEIIKKTKLALANG
- a CDS encoding phage head closure protein codes for the protein MNPGRLRHRIDVYGKIEIENELEEVDYIDSKIKTIWAAIIPQTASLQRGQVETILSNTTHKIIVRYSAGKDITQDMYIMFRGKRFDIKYILNPYFKNEFLEIFCEEVIE
- a CDS encoding phage tail assembly chaperone, giving the protein MAKKLTLNDLIQQKEKYQVKNDVREDIAIERNGEEIIITIKKPNRALCLECISMAQDGNQQEKADIHMVYNIVVEPNLKDTNLHNAYGCVEPTDIVEKIFEPGEIAQISGYGMQLAGYGSEIKAVKDIKN
- a CDS encoding phage portal protein; translated protein: MDIFLSINNREQVIQLPIIPEEFQVEFSNNNETFTTISQGDLNLIGNKGLKTLTIETFFPNKEYEFAKSKKMTGDEFVESILNWIDRKVPIRIVITSKEGKEVINLPVTIDSFNYGYDRVGDVKYSLALREFRFVGV
- a CDS encoding phage tail terminator family protein, which produces MITLKDIKKAINSLISANFTAEITSRDIKEGFKRPSFFVEFDNVKKSPAGEDQINRELTVRIYYFPSNRYQYSVEILEVQEKLEEVFDTKLKVQDRYFNIDEVESIVTDGVLQFYFDIRYEEGREIPDAELMENLYIKEE